A single Silvibacterium dinghuense DNA region contains:
- a CDS encoding glycosyltransferase family 2 protein, protein MVPLTSQPSAPDVSILIVSFNTRDVLRECLQSIERESGGLRVEVSIVDNHSSDGSPEMIEREFPGVRLMRSQTNLGFGAANNAALEGCTGRYIVLLNSDAFLCPDALRLAVKHMDENPQVGLGGGRLVGRDFSWQPSARMFPGILSDLSVMTGLAGRYPKSRIFGYFDRTWADQSLPSEVDWVPGAFSIIRADLLTRIGFFDPAFFLYSEEVDLCRRIQAARYRIWYWPDITVIHIGGESSRQVKSLEMSTTGAQLVLWRMRSTLLYYRKHHGSKAWLARMLELTLYRLTALRNSFSKDPRRVARAQNSRNQARLMHQAWQDTKGGRVSPPRPW, encoded by the coding sequence ATGGTACCGCTGACCTCGCAGCCTTCCGCCCCCGATGTATCGATTCTGATTGTCTCCTTCAACACCCGGGATGTGTTGCGGGAGTGTCTGCAATCCATCGAGCGGGAGTCCGGCGGCCTTCGGGTCGAGGTCTCGATCGTGGACAACCACTCTTCCGATGGATCGCCCGAGATGATCGAGCGGGAGTTCCCCGGGGTGCGCCTCATGCGCAGCCAGACGAATCTCGGTTTTGGCGCGGCCAACAATGCTGCGCTCGAAGGCTGCACGGGACGGTATATCGTCCTGCTCAACTCGGACGCTTTTCTCTGCCCGGATGCGCTGCGCCTGGCCGTGAAGCACATGGATGAAAATCCGCAGGTAGGCCTGGGCGGCGGCCGGCTGGTGGGGCGCGACTTCTCGTGGCAGCCCTCGGCGCGCATGTTCCCGGGAATTCTCAGCGACCTCAGCGTGATGACCGGCCTCGCCGGCCGCTATCCGAAGTCCAGAATCTTCGGCTATTTCGATCGCACCTGGGCCGACCAGTCGCTTCCCAGCGAAGTGGACTGGGTGCCGGGAGCATTCTCGATCATCCGCGCCGACCTTCTTACCAGGATCGGATTCTTCGACCCCGCGTTCTTCCTCTACAGCGAAGAGGTCGACCTCTGCCGGCGCATCCAGGCGGCGCGCTACCGGATCTGGTATTGGCCGGACATTACCGTCATTCACATCGGCGGCGAATCGTCCCGTCAGGTGAAGTCGCTCGAGATGTCTACCACCGGAGCGCAATTGGTTCTCTGGCGCATGCGCAGCACCCTGCTCTACTACCGCAAGCACCACGGAAGCAAGGCATGGCTTGCCAGGATGCTGGAACTGACCCTGTATCGCCTCACCGCGTTGCGTAACTCGTTCAGCAAAGATCCGCGGCGCGTGGCGCGCGCCCAGAACTCCCGGAATCAGGCTCGCCTTATGCACCAGGCCTGGCAGGATACGAAGGGCGGCCGTGTCTCGCCGCCGCGGCCATGGTAA
- a CDS encoding O-antigen ligase family protein, with protein sequence MQIIVLFALVASIVVMRQHSIRRAVLDVYLPVLLLIPPFYSLRLPHLPSLTFVDMAIFPIGLALMFRYGQMRQVRRADIWLVCFVGGIYYSELSNTGAPNAGLVLFGALASAIMPYLIGRLLLEEDGMREQAIRRMVILLFIVGILCAPEYRLGINVFTRTVGVFFPDQRPWLAQIRGGLTRASGPYLAAILAGMVLSIGVIFSLWLGFVEKQRGNDRKYFGVRRSVIVTLGILAGLVMTNSRGPWLGALLAFLLSRIGRAKNLRRSAIITLLICVVGGTVGYIKADQYTSGTLWDAKDIEQENAIYRRLLLDEYKPIIEKGGLFGYGVIAWPKVGGMNSIDNEFLFIRITQGELGYACFLLLILEAGIAIIVAIRRATLTYDIYFYFCLGGTIAGLMLALTTVYMGGQSYPLFFLLLGWSQSLRQTQQGGMPALPPASSERFKFRRVFA encoded by the coding sequence ATGCAGATAATCGTATTGTTTGCGCTGGTCGCGTCCATCGTAGTCATGCGGCAGCACTCCATCCGGCGCGCTGTCCTCGATGTTTATCTCCCGGTATTGCTTCTCATCCCGCCGTTTTATTCGCTGCGCCTTCCGCACCTGCCCTCGCTCACCTTTGTCGACATGGCGATCTTTCCGATCGGGCTTGCGCTCATGTTCCGCTATGGGCAAATGCGGCAGGTGCGCCGCGCCGATATCTGGCTGGTGTGCTTTGTCGGTGGAATCTACTATTCGGAACTCAGCAACACGGGCGCTCCCAATGCCGGGTTGGTGCTCTTTGGAGCATTGGCGTCGGCCATCATGCCCTATCTGATCGGCCGGCTGCTGTTGGAAGAGGATGGAATGCGGGAACAGGCGATTCGACGCATGGTCATCCTTCTTTTCATCGTTGGAATCCTCTGCGCACCCGAATACAGGCTCGGCATCAATGTATTTACCCGGACCGTCGGCGTATTCTTTCCCGACCAGCGGCCATGGCTTGCGCAGATCCGCGGCGGCCTGACGCGCGCGTCCGGACCGTACCTGGCGGCCATCCTGGCCGGCATGGTGTTATCGATCGGCGTGATCTTCAGCCTGTGGCTCGGATTTGTGGAGAAGCAGCGGGGGAACGATCGCAAGTATTTCGGGGTGCGGCGATCGGTCATCGTGACGCTGGGCATTCTGGCCGGTCTCGTCATGACAAACTCTCGCGGACCATGGCTGGGCGCACTTCTGGCCTTCCTCCTCTCCCGCATCGGACGCGCCAAGAATCTGCGCCGGTCCGCCATCATTACCCTGCTGATTTGTGTGGTGGGCGGGACCGTGGGCTACATCAAGGCGGACCAGTACACCTCCGGAACGCTGTGGGATGCGAAGGATATCGAGCAGGAAAATGCGATCTATCGGCGGCTGCTGCTGGATGAATACAAGCCGATCATCGAAAAGGGAGGCTTGTTCGGCTATGGCGTCATTGCGTGGCCCAAAGTCGGTGGCATGAACTCCATCGATAACGAGTTTCTATTCATCCGGATTACGCAGGGAGAATTAGGCTACGCATGTTTTCTCCTGCTGATTCTGGAGGCCGGGATTGCCATCATCGTGGCGATCCGCAGAGCGACACTCACCTATGACATCTATTTCTATTTCTGCCTGGGAGGAACCATCGCGGGTCTGATGCTTGCCCTCACCACGGTATATATGGGGGGGCAAAGCTACCCGCTCTTCTTCCTGCTTCTGGGCTGGAGCCAGTCTCTACGCCAGACACAGCAGGGCGGGATGCCAGCATTGCCGCCTGCTTCCTCTGAACGCTTCAAGTTCCGGCGTGTATTTGCATGA
- a CDS encoding glycosyltransferase family 4 protein, whose amino-acid sequence MRVCIVAEHASYQFGGEAVLPLHFFAGLRARNIDTWLVVHARTRPELLSVFPQDHDRIRFVEDAWFHKLLFRLSRFLPRRISEASIGLLSQLTTQYLARRIVRDLVANESIDVVHQPIPVSPRFPSLMYGLGARVVIGPMNGGMDYPAAFRHEESAFTRVAIDLGRHLSNFVHAWLPGKTRAELLLVANERTRLALPAGVRGQVITLQENGVHLQTWSANEGRGAQVEEPRKARFAFIGRLVDWKGLDMAIEALSRVPEGELIVIGDGAMRTAWQHFAEKLGIMDRVTFTGWLPQSECAPFLHSSLALVLPSIYECGGAVVLEAMASGVPVIATRWGGPADYLDRSCGFLVDPSSREAVVQGFAEAMRQLIAQPELRDQLGAKGRQRVEQHFDWQKKIDRILEIYQRAVATPR is encoded by the coding sequence ATGCGCGTCTGTATTGTCGCCGAGCACGCTTCGTATCAATTCGGAGGAGAAGCGGTCCTGCCGCTCCACTTTTTCGCGGGTCTTCGTGCCCGCAATATCGATACGTGGTTGGTGGTGCATGCGCGCACCCGGCCGGAGCTGCTGTCGGTCTTTCCGCAGGATCACGACCGCATCCGCTTCGTTGAGGATGCATGGTTTCACAAGCTGCTGTTTCGTCTCAGCCGCTTTCTTCCGCGGCGTATTTCTGAGGCAAGCATCGGGCTGCTGAGCCAGCTGACTACGCAGTACCTGGCGCGCCGTATCGTGCGTGATCTCGTTGCCAATGAGTCCATCGACGTGGTGCATCAGCCGATACCGGTCTCGCCGCGCTTTCCCTCGCTGATGTATGGTCTCGGCGCGCGCGTCGTGATCGGTCCGATGAACGGAGGCATGGATTACCCGGCCGCATTCCGGCACGAGGAATCGGCGTTCACGCGAGTTGCAATCGATCTGGGCCGCCATCTGTCGAACTTCGTCCATGCATGGCTCCCGGGTAAGACCAGGGCTGAGCTTCTTCTGGTGGCGAATGAGCGCACCCGCCTTGCTCTGCCCGCCGGGGTGCGCGGACAGGTCATCACGCTGCAGGAGAATGGTGTTCATCTGCAAACCTGGTCGGCCAACGAAGGCCGTGGCGCACAGGTGGAGGAGCCGCGCAAAGCCCGCTTCGCGTTTATCGGCCGCCTTGTCGATTGGAAGGGGCTGGACATGGCCATCGAAGCGCTCAGCCGCGTGCCGGAAGGCGAGCTGATCGTCATCGGGGATGGCGCCATGCGTACCGCGTGGCAGCACTTTGCGGAAAAACTCGGCATCATGGATCGCGTGACCTTTACCGGTTGGCTTCCGCAGTCCGAATGTGCGCCCTTTCTCCACTCTTCCCTGGCGCTGGTGTTGCCGAGCATCTATGAGTGCGGGGGCGCAGTGGTGCTCGAGGCCATGGCCAGCGGGGTTCCGGTGATCGCGACAAGATGGGGAGGTCCGGCCGATTATCTTGATCGCTCCTGTGGCTTTCTCGTCGATCCTTCCAGCCGGGAGGCTGTCGTTCAAGGATTTGCCGAGGCCATGCGCCAGCTGATTGCACAGCCTGAGCTGCGCGACCAGCTTGGTGCAAAGGGCAGGCAGCGTGTCGAGCAGCACTTTGATTGGCAGAAGAAGATCGACCGCATCCTGGAGATTTACCAGCGGGCTGTGGCGACTCCGCGGTAG